In Mercenaria mercenaria strain notata chromosome 15, MADL_Memer_1, whole genome shotgun sequence, a single genomic region encodes these proteins:
- the LOC128548696 gene encoding uncharacterized protein LOC128548696: MNKTVIQETARTNSTFSSIGSPAVASSPKPTHTARKSRNSKSLRFLCINFQSAKKKAKHIPTLVESARPDVILGTETWLSKDVNSSEIFDESLGFDVYRNDRADNTHGRVLIAVKKELNVTDVKCSKTVELISGSIQTKSKKIVFSSYYRPPGRTDEAYLESSRTGFLKLKADNKRAIIVIGGDFNVPDISWKDNTITSSKHYAKKVSQHYLDIASDLGAEQMVSFPTRKDNTLGLVLTSHPGFSERCKPLPPITEKSDHDIVLFDLAMQPIRARPKRRTIYLWKKANTDGIKKALADYGQSFLSRTFSTTADMWADFKSTIENVTQEFVPTRRTLAKHTHPWIDSHLRKLTRRRYRAFKKARRTNSPVDWSRYTKLRAQTEEDTSISSEVHV, translated from the coding sequence ATGAATAAAACCGTTATTCAAGAAACAGCACGTACAAACTCAACGTTCAGTTCCATTGGTAGCCCGGCTGTTGCCTCTTCGCCAAAACCAACACATACTGCCAGGAAAAGCAGGAATAGCAAATCGCTACGATTTCTCTGCATTAACTTCCAGAGTGCGAAGAAGAAAGCGAAACACATTCCTACTCTGGTGGAATCAGCCCGGCCTGATGTCATCCTTGGAACAGAAACATGGCTCAGCAAGGATGTGAACTCATCTGAGATATTTGATGAAAGCCTTGGGTTTGATGTCTACCGGAATGACCGAGCTGATAACACCCATGGAAGAGTATTGATAGCCGTCAAGAAGGAACTCAATGTTACTGATGTGAAGTGCAGCAAGACGGTAGAACTAATCTCGGGGTCTATTCAAACAAAGTCTAAGAAGATTGTATTTTCCTCCTACTACCGCCCGCCAGGAAGAACGGACGAAGCCTATCTTGAAAGTAGCAGAACTGGTTTTTTGAAATTGAAAGCTGACAATAAAAGAGCAATTATAGTAATAGGCGGTGATTTCAATGTACCTGACATCTCATGGAAAGACAACACCATCACCAGTTCAAAGCACTACGCAAAGAAAGTTAGCCAACACTATCTAGACATAGCATCAGACCTTGGAGCCGAACAAATGGTATCGTTTCCCACCCGCAAAGACAACACCTTGGGTCTGGTCCTGACTTCTCACCCAGGTTTTTCCGAGCGTTGCAAACCTCTCCCACCTATAACTGAAAAGAGCGATCATGACATTGTATTGTTCGACCTTGCTATGCAGCCAATTCGCGCACGCCCAAAGAGAAGGACTATCTACCTATGGAAGAAGGCCAACACAGATGGCATCAAGAAAGCGTTAGCCGATTACGGTCAGTCATTTCTTAGCCGTACATTCTCCACCACTGCTGATATGTGGGCAGATTTTAAATCTACTATCGAGAATGTCACACAGGAGTTTGTTCCAACCAGGAGAACACTCGCTAAGCACACACACCCATGGATAGACAGTCACCTCAGAAAATTGACAAGGCGCAGGTACCGCGCGTTCAAGAAGGCACGGCGCACCAATAGCCCAGTAGACTGGTCTCGTTACACCAAGCTAAGGGCCCAAACAGAGGAAGATACGTCAATCTCATCGGAAGTACATGTCTGA